One region of Hymenobacter sediminicola genomic DNA includes:
- a CDS encoding family 1 glycosylhydrolase — MKSFLSHIKENFGDGHYEGDQFGGAGGHDGTGLPTGTAGNFMFATGIECSYPTIANGTIRRDLLAETDHYNRYKEDLGLVKELGLKVLRYNLPYYLIHKGPGQFDWEFADLAMAEIRRLGITPIIDLMHFGVPDWVGNFQNPELPVHFAEYCGAVAQRYPWVRFYTPVNEIYVTARASAKDGIWNEQLKDDRAFITAMKHITAASIMGNQQIAKYRPDCIIVQSESAEYIHEMRAVESDAVRLTNKLRFLSLDLLYAHTIDAEVLLYCLDNGMTREELKWFMAGEPPGYQIMGNDYYGRNERIIKPDGSWCAAEDVLGWYTMTRQYYERYRKPVMHTETNTFNAKDAECWLWKQWVNVQRIRQDGVPVVGFTWYSLLDQLDWDISLAEKRLSVNACGLYDLDRKIRPVGESYKMMIREFGQITVMPHGEIFEFTTRPAMLKVEK; from the coding sequence ATGAAGTCTTTCCTCAGTCATATCAAGGAGAATTTTGGCGACGGCCATTACGAAGGTGACCAATTCGGTGGGGCCGGTGGGCATGACGGAACAGGCCTGCCCACCGGCACGGCCGGCAACTTTATGTTTGCTACTGGCATCGAGTGTTCCTATCCAACCATTGCCAATGGCACCATCCGGCGTGATTTGCTGGCCGAAACCGACCACTACAACCGCTACAAGGAAGATCTGGGACTGGTGAAGGAGCTGGGCCTGAAAGTGCTGCGCTACAACCTGCCCTACTACCTCATCCACAAAGGTCCCGGCCAGTTCGATTGGGAGTTTGCGGATCTGGCCATGGCCGAAATCCGGCGCCTCGGCATCACCCCCATCATCGACCTGATGCATTTCGGCGTGCCCGACTGGGTGGGCAACTTCCAGAACCCTGAGCTGCCGGTGCACTTCGCCGAGTACTGCGGGGCAGTAGCCCAGCGCTATCCGTGGGTGCGGTTTTATACGCCCGTGAACGAGATATACGTCACAGCCCGCGCTTCTGCCAAAGACGGTATCTGGAACGAGCAGCTCAAAGACGACCGGGCCTTTATTACGGCCATGAAGCACATTACGGCTGCCAGCATCATGGGCAACCAGCAGATTGCCAAGTACCGGCCCGACTGCATCATTGTGCAAAGCGAGTCGGCGGAGTACATCCATGAAATGCGCGCCGTGGAAAGCGACGCAGTGCGCCTTACCAACAAACTGCGCTTTCTGTCACTGGACCTGCTTTACGCCCATACCATTGATGCCGAAGTGCTGCTCTACTGCCTCGACAACGGCATGACCCGCGAAGAACTAAAGTGGTTCATGGCCGGTGAGCCACCTGGCTACCAGATCATGGGCAACGATTACTACGGCCGCAACGAGCGGATTATCAAGCCCGATGGTAGCTGGTGCGCGGCGGAAGATGTGCTGGGCTGGTACACCATGACCCGCCAGTACTACGAGCGGTACCGCAAGCCCGTGATGCACACCGAAACGAACACCTTCAACGCCAAAGATGCCGAATGCTGGCTCTGGAAGCAGTGGGTGAACGTGCAGCGCATCCGTCAGGATGGAGTGCCCGTTGTGGGATTCACTTGGTACAGCCTGCTCGATCAGCTCGACTGGGACATCAGCCTCGCCGAAAAGCGCCTGTCCGTGAATGCCTGTGGCTTGTATGATCTGGACCGGAAAATTCGGCCGGTGGGGGAGAGCTACAAAATGATGATCCGGGAATTTGGCCAGATTACCGTCATGCCCCACGGCGAGATTTTTGAATTCACCACCCGCCCCGCCATGCTGAAGGTGGAAAAGTAA
- a CDS encoding M16 family metallopeptidase produces the protein MKKRVSHGRHLAWVAGLLALGACSPKAASVATTSTTPPPTAEVAPQPAASSFQIPVEYYTLPNGLKVVLSPDHTAPTATVAAYYNVGFRNEPRDRTGYAHLFEHLMFQGSQNLGKMEFIQLIQKNGGVLNGSTRFDFTNYFEVVPSHKLETMLWAEADRMRGLAITQANLTNQQGVVKNEVRVNVLNQPYGGFPWLDMPQFANKNWNNAHNFYGDLKDLDAATLADAQQFFKTFYAPNNAALAVVGDFEPAEAKAWIEKYFANIPAATQPPKPDVKEPRQEQEQRFTKDDKLATKPALAFAYHMPDRNTPEYYALILLDQILLQGKDSRLYQAMVQKRGLTDNVNGGINYLGNAFNYAGPMLWMGDLIYDQSVKSDSVVSVLDQEISRLAKGGIDQSTLDLAVVKLRSSLYDQLSGSDNFGRADMLASFALFDNNPARINELENEFRKVTPAIMQRTIQEYLRPTNRTILIVNPLAKS, from the coding sequence ATGAAAAAACGTGTTTCCCACGGCCGGCATCTGGCGTGGGTAGCTGGCCTGCTCGCCTTGGGTGCCTGCAGCCCCAAAGCGGCTTCCGTCGCGACGACCAGCACCACGCCGCCACCTACCGCTGAGGTGGCTCCGCAGCCTGCCGCTTCCAGTTTTCAGATTCCAGTGGAGTACTACACGCTGCCCAACGGCCTGAAAGTGGTGCTCTCGCCCGACCACACGGCGCCTACGGCCACGGTTGCAGCCTACTACAACGTCGGCTTCCGCAACGAGCCCCGCGACCGGACCGGCTACGCCCATCTGTTTGAACACCTGATGTTTCAGGGCTCGCAGAACCTGGGTAAGATGGAGTTTATCCAGCTGATTCAGAAGAACGGCGGCGTACTCAACGGCTCCACGCGCTTCGATTTTACCAACTACTTCGAAGTGGTGCCCTCGCACAAGCTCGAAACCATGCTCTGGGCCGAAGCTGACCGGATGCGCGGCCTCGCCATCACGCAGGCCAACCTGACCAACCAGCAGGGTGTGGTGAAAAATGAGGTGCGCGTAAACGTGCTCAACCAGCCTTACGGCGGCTTTCCGTGGCTGGACATGCCGCAGTTCGCCAACAAAAACTGGAACAACGCCCACAACTTCTACGGCGACCTGAAGGACCTCGACGCCGCCACGCTCGCCGATGCGCAGCAGTTCTTCAAGACCTTCTATGCACCCAACAACGCGGCCCTGGCCGTAGTCGGCGACTTTGAGCCGGCGGAAGCCAAGGCCTGGATTGAGAAATATTTTGCGAACATCCCGGCTGCCACGCAGCCGCCCAAGCCCGATGTGAAGGAGCCGCGCCAGGAGCAGGAGCAGCGCTTCACCAAGGACGACAAGCTGGCCACCAAGCCCGCGCTGGCCTTCGCCTACCACATGCCCGACCGCAACACGCCGGAGTACTACGCTCTTATCCTGCTCGACCAGATTCTGCTGCAGGGCAAAGACAGCCGCCTGTATCAGGCTATGGTGCAGAAGCGCGGCCTCACCGACAACGTGAATGGCGGCATCAACTACCTCGGCAACGCCTTCAACTACGCCGGCCCTATGCTCTGGATGGGCGACCTGATCTATGACCAGTCTGTGAAGTCTGATTCCGTGGTGAGCGTGCTTGATCAGGAAATCAGCCGCCTCGCCAAAGGCGGCATCGACCAGAGCACGCTGGATCTGGCAGTAGTAAAGCTGCGCTCCAGTCTCTACGACCAGCTCTCCGGCTCCGACAATTTCGGGCGGGCCGATATGCTGGCCTCGTTTGCGCTGTTCGACAACAATCCGGCCCGCATCAACGAGCTGGAAAACGAATTCCGGAAGGTGACGCCTGCCATTATGCAGCGCACCATTCAGGAGTATCTGCGGCCCACCAACCGGACCATTCTCATTGTCAATCCGCTGGCTAAAAGCTAA